One window of Larus michahellis chromosome 19, bLarMic1.1, whole genome shotgun sequence genomic DNA carries:
- the TINAGL1 gene encoding tubulointerstitial nephritis antigen-like translates to MRLLRALLCLWLLAQAARASRVRTRRELAPGLYEHGVYDAGGSYCQRGDVCCHGRDDGCTVPYHDTLCYCDLFCNRTISDCCPDFWEYCLGIPAPFPKAPGCARAGRNFPTGATYRENCNLCTCGPGGQWQCEDHACLMDGELIDAVNRGNYGWRAANYSQFWGMTLEDGIRHRLGTFRPSPTVMNMNEMHMNMDSNEVLPRHFDAAAKWPGMIHEPLDQGNCAGSWAFSTAAVASDRISIHSMGHMTPALSPQNLLSCDTRNQRGCSGGRLDGAWWYLRRRGVVTDECYPFTSQESQPAAQPCMMHSRSAGRGKRQATARCPNPQTHANEIYQSTPAYRLSSSEKEIMKELLENGPVQAILEVHEDFFMYKSGIYRHTPVAEGKGPKHQRHGTHSVKITGWGEEQLPDGQTQKYWTAANSWGTAWGEGGHFRIARGVNECEVETFVVGVWGRVSMEDMPHK, encoded by the exons ATGCGCCTGCTGCgggccctgctctgcctctggcTGCTGGCCCAGGCGGCCCGGGCTTCTCGGGTACGCACCCGCCGGGAGCTGGCCCCCGGCTTGTACGAGCACGGGGTCTACGATGCCGGTGGGTCCTACTGCCAGCGAGGGGACGTCTGCTGCCACGGCCGCGACGACGGCTGCACTGTGCCCTACCACGACACCCTCTGCTACTGCGACCTCTTCTGCAACCGCACCATCTCCGACTGCTGCCCCGACTTCTGGGAGTACTGCCTGGGCATCCCGGCCCCCTTCCCCAAAGCCCCAG GCTGTGCCCGCGCCGGCCGCAACTTCCCCACCGGAGCCACGTACCGGGAGAACTGCAACCTGTG cacctGCGGCCCCGGCGGGCAGTGGCAGTGCGAGGACCATGCCTGCCTGATGGACGGGGAGCTGATCGACGCTGTCAACAGGGGCAATTACGG CTGGAGAGCCGCCAACTACAGCCAGTTTTGGGGCATGACGCTGGAGGACGGGATCCGGCACCGCCTGGGCACCTTCCGACCCTCTCCCACCGTCATGAACATGAACGAGATGCAC ATGAACATGGACTCCAACGAGGTGCTGCCCCGCCACTTTGACGCAGCCGCCAAGTGGCCCGGGATGATCCACGAGCCCCTGGACCAGGGCAACTGCGCCGGTTCCTGGGCCTTCTCCACGGCGG CTGTCGCCTCGGACCGCATCTCCATCCACTCCATGGGACACATGACACCTGCCCTGTCACCCCAAAACCTCCTCTCCTGCGACACCCGCAACCAGCGGGGCTGCAGCGGGGGCCGGCTGGACGGTGCCTGGTGGTACCTCCGCAGGCGAGG GGTGGTGACGGACGAGTGCTACCCCTTCACCAGCCAGGAGAGCCAGCCAGCGGCACAGCCCTGCATGATGCACAGCCGCTCCGCGGGCAGGGGCAAGCGGCAAGCCACGGCGCGTTGCCCCAACCCCCAGACCCACGCCAACGAGATCTACCAGTCCACCCCCGCCTACCGCCTCTCCTCCAGT GAGAAGGAGATCAtgaaggagctgctggagaacGGCCCCGTGCAAG CCATCCTGGAGGTGCACGAGGATTTCTTCATGTACAAGAGCGGGATCTATCGGCACACGCCCGTGGCCGAAGGGAAGGGGCCGAAGCACCAGAGACACGGGACCCACTCGGTCAAAATCACCGG GTGGGGAGAAGAGCAGCTGCCTGACGGCCAGACCCAAAAGTACTGG ACCGCGGCCAACTCCTGGGGCACGGCGTGGGGCGAGGGCGGCCATTTCCGCATCGCCCGCGGCGTCAACGAGTGCGAGGTGGAGACCTTCGTGGTGGGCGTCTGGGGCCGCGTCAGCATGGAGGACATGCCCCACAAGTGA
- the PEF1 gene encoding peflin, translated as MTSSRAWGGPGLGGGSGVMAAYPGQGFPGAGQAPGAPPAGPYPGAPYGQPPPGAPYGGGAAPGGPYGQPGPYGQPGPYGGPQPGPYGGAAPGGNAPPGVDPEAFSWFQSVDADRSGYISVKELKQALVNSNWSTFNDETCLLMINMFDKTRSGRIDVYGFSALMRFIQQWKNLFQQYDRDQSGSISFNELQQAFSQMGYNLSPQFSQLLLARYAQRSSNPSIQLDRFIQICMQLQSTTDAFREKDTGLVGNVRLSYEDFLTMVVTRMM; from the exons ATGACGTCATCGCGGGCGTGGgggggcccggggctggggggcggtaGCGGTGTCATGGCGGCGTACCCGGGGCag ggcttcCCCGGTGCAGGACAGGCCCCCGGCGCGCCCCCGGCAGGGCCCTACCCCGGGGCTCCCTACGGACAGCCCCCGCCCGGGGCTCCCTACGGAGGCGGCGCCGCGCCCGGAGGACCCTACGGCCAGCCTGGCCCGTACGGCCAGCCTGGCCCTTACGGCGGGCCGCAGCCCGGGCCCTACGGAGGGGCGGCTCCCGGAG GTAATGCCCCCCCGGGCGTGGACCCTGAGGCCTTCTCCTGGTTCCAGTCGGTCGATGCGGATCGCAGCGGGTACATCTCCGTGAAGGAGCTGAAGCAGGCGCTGGTCAACTCCAACTGGTCGACGTTCAACGATGAGACCTGTCTGCTGATGATAA ACATGTTCGATAAGACCAGGTCGGGACGTATAGATGTGTACGGCTTCTCAGCCTTGATGCGCTTCATCCAGCAGTGGAAGAATCTCTTCCAGCAGTACGACAGGGACCAATCGGGCTCCATCAGCTTCAATGAGCTCCAGCAAG CTTTCTCCCAGATGGGCTATAACCTGAGCCCCCAGTTTagccagctgctgctggcccGCTACGCCCAGCGATCCTCCAACCCCAGCATCCAGCTCGACCGCTTCATTCAGATCTGCATGCAGCTCCAGAGCACCACCGACGCCTTCCGCGAGAAGGACACGGGGCTGGTGGGCAATGTGCGGCTGAGCTATGAGGACTTCCTCACGATGGTCGTGACTCGCATGATGTGA